A stretch of the Streptosporangium sp. NBC_01755 genome encodes the following:
- a CDS encoding glycosyltransferase family 2 protein, whose amino-acid sequence MTGTAAIIPAKNEDDRIGATVAAALALPGVDLVVVVDDGSTDQTGRVARTAGAHVVRHSRNRGKAAAMESGAEAVRLFDGEESRHLLFLDADLGETARAAAPLIEPVAAGEVDMTIAAFVTRVKLGGHGFVVKLAREGVERATGWTPVQPLNGQRCLTRAAFEAARPLAHGFGVETGLTIDLLRKGFRVREVPVEMTHRATGTDWRAQLHRARQFRDVARALLVRRRARERSLG is encoded by the coding sequence ATGACCGGCACGGCGGCGATCATTCCCGCCAAGAACGAGGACGATCGGATCGGGGCCACCGTGGCCGCGGCCCTGGCGCTGCCCGGCGTCGATCTCGTCGTGGTCGTCGATGACGGCTCGACCGACCAGACGGGGCGGGTGGCCAGGACTGCCGGGGCCCACGTCGTGCGGCACAGCCGCAACCGGGGCAAGGCCGCCGCCATGGAGAGCGGTGCCGAGGCAGTGCGCCTGTTCGACGGCGAGGAGTCTCGGCACCTGCTGTTCCTCGACGCCGACCTGGGCGAGACCGCACGCGCGGCCGCGCCGCTTATCGAGCCGGTCGCGGCGGGCGAGGTCGACATGACGATCGCCGCCTTCGTCACCCGCGTGAAGCTCGGCGGGCACGGGTTCGTCGTGAAGCTCGCCCGCGAGGGCGTCGAGCGTGCCACCGGATGGACGCCCGTCCAGCCGCTCAACGGCCAGCGTTGCCTGACCCGGGCGGCCTTCGAAGCCGCCCGGCCACTGGCACACGGCTTCGGTGTGGAGACCGGTCTCACGATCGATCTGCTCAGAAAGGGCTTTCGCGTGCGCGAGGTCCCGGTGGAGATGACCCACCGGGCCACCGGCACCGACTGGAGGGCCCAGCTCCATCGGGCCAGGCAGTTCCGCGATGTCGCCCGCGCCCTCCTGGTCCGACGCCGGGCACGGGAACGTTCACTCGGTTGA
- a CDS encoding glycosyltransferase 87 family protein, with translation MTTTERRTWTWPTWPTWPTWSRWLPWLPALLLVAAAVAPLVLYWLGNVDDQRLVDLDVYRTGGEAVLEGRSVYGFVTAAPQLLPFTYPPVAALLATPLAAVSWPAAQWAWTALIFLTLAVTVGFSFRAVLGGTDTPVPGTVPATTGTQGAVSASPGAVPGTPAGDPARAGVPPEGARTRSRGMGGLERLRGMDRLWAPLLFAVLMIACTYLMPVRDQVRFGQVDILLVALCLADCVARRPVWPRGMLIGLATAVKLTPGVFLIYLLITGFGPGARREQRDTFLMAALTAALLTLLPFLVIPADAADFWFRALLDPERLGANAATTNQSMRGMLIRLYLPDVLTSVLWVALVAVVAWYGFRHARRALLDGHLVAGVALVGLMAVLLSPVAWIHHLAWVVVVLGALVGDGRDPVRVRVAAGVWLYYVLPIPWWGVTIKAAEIPVLSPVLGKIVQNGFGLGALALVWLLGVWLPRRRATFRALR, from the coding sequence GTGACCACGACCGAACGGCGCACGTGGACGTGGCCGACGTGGCCGACGTGGCCGACGTGGTCGAGGTGGTTGCCGTGGCTGCCCGCGCTGCTGCTCGTCGCCGCGGCGGTGGCCCCGCTGGTGCTCTACTGGCTGGGCAACGTGGACGACCAGCGCCTGGTCGACCTGGATGTGTACCGTACCGGCGGAGAAGCGGTCCTGGAGGGCAGGTCCGTCTACGGATTCGTCACGGCCGCGCCGCAGCTGCTGCCCTTCACCTACCCGCCGGTGGCGGCGCTGCTGGCCACGCCGCTGGCGGCGGTGTCGTGGCCGGCGGCGCAGTGGGCCTGGACAGCTCTGATCTTCCTGACGCTGGCGGTCACCGTCGGGTTCTCCTTCCGTGCCGTGCTCGGGGGGACGGACACCCCGGTTCCGGGCACCGTACCGGCCACGACGGGCACGCAGGGCGCGGTGTCCGCCTCGCCGGGGGCCGTTCCCGGTACGCCTGCCGGAGACCCGGCACGGGCGGGCGTGCCACCGGAGGGCGCGCGTACCCGGTCACGCGGGATGGGCGGCCTGGAGAGGCTGCGCGGGATGGACCGGCTGTGGGCGCCGCTGCTGTTCGCCGTCCTGATGATCGCGTGCACCTACCTGATGCCGGTCAGGGACCAGGTCCGCTTCGGCCAGGTGGACATCCTGCTCGTCGCGCTCTGCCTGGCCGACTGTGTGGCCAGGCGTCCGGTGTGGCCGCGCGGCATGCTGATCGGCCTGGCCACGGCGGTCAAGCTCACTCCCGGTGTCTTCCTGATCTACCTCCTCATCACCGGTTTCGGCCCCGGGGCGAGGCGGGAGCAGCGCGACACCTTCCTCATGGCCGCGCTCACCGCCGCGCTGCTGACCCTGCTGCCGTTCCTGGTGATCCCGGCGGACGCCGCCGACTTCTGGTTCCGCGCGCTGCTCGACCCCGAGCGGCTCGGTGCCAACGCCGCGACCACCAACCAGTCGATGCGCGGCATGCTCATCCGGCTCTACCTGCCCGACGTGCTGACGAGCGTGCTCTGGGTGGCGCTGGTCGCCGTGGTCGCCTGGTACGGCTTCCGTCACGCCCGCAGGGCGCTGCTCGACGGGCACCTCGTGGCCGGGGTCGCCCTGGTCGGGCTGATGGCGGTGCTGCTCTCTCCGGTCGCCTGGATCCACCACCTGGCCTGGGTGGTCGTGGTGCTCGGGGCGCTGGTCGGTGACGGGCGCGACCCGGTCAGGGTCCGGGTGGCCGCCGGGGTCTGGCTCTACTACGTGCTGCCGATCCCCTGGTGGGGGGTGACGATCAAGGCGGCGGAGATCCCGGTGCTCAGTCCCGTGCTGGGCAAGATCGTGCAGAACGGGTTCGGGCTGGGCGCGCTGGCCCTGGTCTGGCTGCTGGGGGTGTGGCTGCCCAGACGGAGAGCGACATTTCGGGCACTCCGCTGA
- a CDS encoding cold-shock protein — MAQGTVKWFNAEKGFGFIAPDGGAPDVFVHFSEIQGNGYRSLEDGQRVEFEITQGQKGPQASQVRAV, encoded by the coding sequence ATGGCTCAGGGAACCGTCAAGTGGTTCAATGCTGAAAAGGGCTTCGGCTTCATCGCACCGGATGGCGGTGCACCGGACGTGTTCGTGCACTTCTCCGAAATCCAGGGCAACGGCTACCGTAGCCTCGAAGACGGCCAGCGGGTCGAGTTCGAGATCACCCAGGGCCAGAAAGGCCCGCAGGCCTCGCAGGTCCGCGCCGTCTGA
- the mptB gene encoding polyprenol phosphomannose-dependent alpha 1,6 mannosyltransferase MptB, protein MSLEAPVGDRRRGPAGGMPRRLDIAAFGAMGLSVAVTVLIGLLGPSAMVPRLPGPSWQPPYSLDAHVSAHLVIAMGAAAIVLGGLGLAAALRSRWRPEPRWLLMAGCTAAGLLAFLPPSGSADHLNYAAYGRLVTLGQDPYAITPALLPHDPVTGAVEEWAGVTSVYGPVATAVQALASLVGGDSVRLTIFVMAAVNAAAFIGTALLLHRFARGDAGLQRRAALLWAANPLMIYHLAAGMHIDTLAIACMVAALTVRGAASGLLLGVGIGVKLNTGLVALGPAWELRRSPGRLAVVAGTATATVVAIYAVAGPHVLDQVSAASRKVSLATPWQLVKVGLQSLFGPGAYSAWIQIGSLLLMVCLAWLVLRALPADSAPAVAAVMVVAWLFAAPYALPWYDGLAFALLAMASWPALEGFMVARVVVLSLGYLPAREALRPEDLLWMKTLLRERVVPWTLLALTIALAWWAARAPGRARRRPASAEPRP, encoded by the coding sequence GTGAGCTTGGAGGCGCCGGTCGGCGACAGGAGGCGGGGCCCCGCCGGCGGCATGCCGCGGAGGCTCGACATCGCCGCGTTCGGGGCCATGGGGCTCTCGGTGGCGGTCACGGTCCTGATCGGGCTGCTGGGGCCCTCTGCCATGGTCCCCAGGCTGCCCGGGCCGTCCTGGCAGCCACCGTACTCGCTGGACGCCCACGTGAGCGCCCATCTGGTCATCGCCATGGGCGCCGCCGCGATCGTCCTGGGCGGGCTCGGTCTCGCCGCCGCGCTCAGGTCCCGGTGGAGGCCGGAACCGCGATGGCTGCTCATGGCGGGCTGCACCGCCGCGGGCCTGCTCGCCTTCCTGCCGCCCTCGGGTTCGGCCGACCATCTCAACTACGCCGCGTACGGCCGCCTGGTCACGCTCGGCCAGGACCCCTACGCGATCACCCCGGCCCTCCTGCCCCACGATCCGGTCACCGGCGCGGTGGAGGAGTGGGCCGGGGTGACCAGCGTCTACGGCCCGGTCGCCACCGCCGTGCAGGCGCTGGCGAGTCTCGTGGGCGGCGACTCGGTCAGGCTGACGATCTTCGTGATGGCCGCGGTCAACGCCGCGGCGTTCATCGGTACGGCGCTGCTGCTGCACCGTTTCGCCAGGGGCGACGCGGGCCTGCAGCGGCGGGCGGCGCTGCTCTGGGCGGCCAACCCGCTGATGATCTATCACCTGGCCGCGGGGATGCACATCGACACCCTCGCCATCGCCTGCATGGTCGCCGCGCTCACGGTTCGCGGGGCCGCCTCCGGGCTGCTGCTCGGGGTGGGCATCGGGGTCAAGCTCAACACGGGGCTCGTCGCCCTCGGCCCGGCATGGGAGCTGCGCCGCTCGCCGGGCAGGCTCGCCGTGGTGGCGGGGACCGCGACGGCCACCGTGGTGGCGATCTACGCCGTCGCCGGGCCGCACGTGCTCGACCAGGTGAGCGCCGCCAGCAGGAAGGTCTCGCTCGCCACGCCCTGGCAGCTCGTCAAGGTGGGGCTCCAGTCGCTCTTCGGGCCGGGCGCGTACTCGGCCTGGATCCAGATCGGCTCCCTGCTGCTGATGGTCTGTCTGGCCTGGCTGGTGCTGCGGGCACTGCCTGCCGACAGCGCGCCCGCGGTCGCCGCCGTGATGGTGGTCGCCTGGCTGTTCGCCGCGCCGTACGCGCTGCCCTGGTACGACGGGCTGGCCTTCGCGCTGCTGGCCATGGCGTCCTGGCCCGCGCTGGAAGGCTTCATGGTGGCCAGGGTCGTCGTGCTGTCGCTGGGCTACCTTCCGGCCAGGGAGGCGCTGCGGCCCGAGGACCTGCTCTGGATGAAGACCCTGCTCAGGGAGCGGGTGGTGCCGTGGACGCTGCTGGCGTTGACGATCGCCCTGGCGTGGTGGGCGGCGAGAGCGCCAGGGCGCGCACGGAGGCGGCCAGCGTCAGCGGAACCGCGACCGTGA
- the pheA gene encoding prephenate dehydratase, with translation MPKLAYLGPEGTFTEEALRILAPEAERLPSPNITAALESVRRGEAEGAVVPLENSLEGAITTTLDELAQGEPLLITAELLLPVEFSLLVRPGTEMGHIKRVFTHPAAITQCRNFTARELPDAVVVAAPSTAAAAQEVATPGSPYDAAIAARIAGEHYGLVPLATGIGDRTDTVTRFVRVSRPGPLPEPTGADRTSLVVFLADDHPGALLEMLTEFSVRGVNLSRIESRPTGDGIGRYFFHFDFEGHVADARVGEAISGLHRISAKVRFLGSYPRADALVPQIKPGTNDDDFAEAAAWLGRIRTGQG, from the coding sequence ATGCCGAAACTCGCTTACCTGGGACCGGAGGGAACCTTCACCGAGGAAGCCCTGCGCATCCTGGCGCCGGAGGCCGAGCGTCTGCCGAGCCCGAACATCACCGCGGCCCTCGAATCGGTCCGGCGTGGCGAGGCGGAGGGGGCAGTCGTCCCGCTGGAGAACTCGCTCGAAGGCGCCATCACCACGACACTTGACGAGCTCGCCCAAGGCGAGCCGCTGCTCATCACCGCGGAGCTGCTGCTCCCCGTCGAGTTCTCGCTCCTGGTGCGCCCAGGCACCGAGATGGGGCACATCAAGAGGGTCTTCACCCACCCGGCGGCCATCACCCAGTGCCGCAACTTCACGGCCCGTGAGCTGCCCGACGCCGTGGTGGTCGCCGCCCCGTCGACAGCGGCGGCGGCGCAGGAGGTCGCGACCCCCGGCTCGCCGTACGACGCCGCCATCGCCGCGCGCATCGCCGGTGAGCACTACGGCCTCGTCCCGCTCGCGACCGGGATCGGTGACCGCACCGACACCGTGACCCGGTTCGTCCGGGTGTCACGTCCAGGACCGCTGCCCGAGCCGACCGGTGCCGATCGCACCTCGCTGGTCGTTTTCCTGGCCGACGACCATCCGGGCGCGCTGCTGGAGATGCTGACCGAGTTCTCCGTCCGCGGCGTCAACCTGTCCCGCATCGAGTCGCGGCCCACCGGCGACGGCATCGGCCGTTACTTCTTCCACTTCGACTTCGAGGGCCACGTCGCCGACGCCCGGGTCGGCGAGGCGATCTCCGGTCTCCACCGGATCTCCGCCAAGGTGCGCTTCCTGGGCAGTTACCCGCGCGCCGACGCTCTCGTCCCGCAGATCAAGCCCGGTACAAACGACGACGACTTCGCCGAGGCCGCCGCCTGGCTCGGCAGGATCCGTACCGGCCAGGGCTGA
- a CDS encoding NAD(P)H-quinone oxidoreductase, producing MRAIVIDKPGGPEVLTWREVPDPLPERGEIIIDVVASAVNRADALQRQGFYNPPAGASPYPGLECSGVVSEVGPDVEGFAPGDRVCALLSGGGYAEKVAVPWQQVMRVPDGVDLVEAAGLPEVACTVWSNVFMTARLRKGETLLVHGGASGIGTMAVQLAKAFGSRVVVTAGSPEKITRCLELGADEGIDYRREEFSEKVRADVILDIIGGRYLPGNIKVLKTGGRLVVIGLQGGAKGELDLGALLAKRASVHGTTLRARPVDEKGVIVRGVVDNVWPLIDAGAIRPVVHAQVPMSDAAEAHRILDSGEHTGKILLVG from the coding sequence ATGCGCGCCATCGTGATCGATAAACCAGGTGGACCGGAAGTTCTGACGTGGCGGGAGGTTCCCGACCCGTTACCAGAGCGCGGCGAAATCATCATCGACGTGGTGGCCTCCGCGGTCAACAGGGCCGACGCGCTACAGCGGCAGGGTTTCTACAATCCGCCCGCCGGCGCCTCCCCGTACCCAGGGCTGGAGTGTTCCGGCGTGGTCAGTGAGGTGGGACCGGACGTCGAGGGATTCGCGCCGGGTGACCGGGTGTGCGCGCTGCTCAGTGGCGGCGGGTACGCGGAGAAGGTCGCCGTGCCCTGGCAGCAGGTCATGCGGGTGCCCGACGGCGTCGACCTCGTCGAGGCGGCCGGCCTGCCCGAGGTGGCCTGCACCGTCTGGTCCAACGTCTTCATGACCGCGCGTCTGCGGAAGGGCGAGACCCTCCTCGTGCACGGCGGCGCCAGCGGGATCGGCACGATGGCCGTCCAGCTGGCGAAGGCGTTCGGCTCGCGCGTGGTCGTCACCGCCGGGTCACCCGAGAAGATCACCCGCTGTCTGGAGCTGGGCGCCGACGAGGGGATCGACTACCGGCGGGAGGAATTCTCCGAGAAGGTCAGGGCCGATGTGATCCTCGACATCATCGGCGGCAGATACCTCCCGGGGAATATCAAGGTTCTCAAGACGGGCGGGCGGCTGGTCGTGATCGGCCTGCAGGGCGGCGCGAAGGGCGAGCTGGATCTGGGAGCCCTGCTGGCGAAGCGGGCCTCGGTGCACGGCACCACCCTGCGTGCCCGGCCCGTCGACGAGAAGGGCGTCATCGTGCGCGGAGTCGTGGACAACGTCTGGCCCCTGATCGATGCTGGGGCGATCCGGCCCGTGGTGCACGCCCAGGTGCCGATGAGCGACGCGGCCGAGGCCCACCGGATCCTGGACTCCGGGGAACACACCGGGAAAATCCTGCTAGTAGGTTGA
- a CDS encoding HAD family hydrolase, which produces MRSPRLVATDLDGTALRSDGTVSPRTAAAFALVENAGAALVFVTGRPPRWMHTVAGAVRHRGLAICANGALVYDLHTEQIVKSHLIHPDVLEEVVRRLREKVPDLAFSVEYEGGFAHESDFRLGGWDNRAVGGLRVGTATLTSRPCAKLLALHPAMDPDILHAAVRGLVGDLVTPTHSSGRALIEMSAHGVTKASALAHLAMTRDIEPHEVIAFGDMPNDLPMLRWAGTSYAVANAHPEVLAAVDHVTAANNDDGVAGVLERLYGS; this is translated from the coding sequence ATGCGAAGCCCCAGGCTGGTCGCCACCGACCTCGACGGCACTGCTCTGCGCTCGGACGGCACCGTCTCCCCCCGTACAGCCGCCGCTTTTGCGCTTGTGGAGAACGCCGGAGCCGCGCTGGTCTTCGTGACCGGCAGGCCACCCCGCTGGATGCACACTGTCGCGGGCGCCGTGCGCCATCGTGGGCTGGCCATATGCGCCAACGGAGCCCTCGTCTACGACCTGCACACCGAGCAGATCGTCAAATCCCATCTCATCCATCCGGACGTGCTTGAAGAGGTGGTGAGACGACTCAGGGAAAAGGTTCCCGACCTTGCCTTCTCAGTGGAATACGAAGGCGGATTCGCCCACGAATCGGACTTTCGTCTCGGAGGGTGGGACAACAGGGCGGTCGGCGGACTCCGCGTGGGAACGGCCACGCTCACCTCGCGGCCCTGCGCCAAACTCCTGGCACTTCACCCCGCGATGGATCCCGACATTCTCCACGCGGCGGTCCGCGGGCTGGTCGGTGACCTGGTCACTCCCACCCACTCCAGCGGCCGGGCACTGATCGAGATGAGCGCGCACGGCGTCACGAAGGCCTCCGCGCTGGCCCATCTCGCCATGACGCGCGACATCGAGCCGCACGAAGTGATCGCCTTCGGTGACATGCCCAACGATCTTCCGATGCTCCGGTGGGCCGGCACCTCGTACGCCGTCGCCAACGCCCACCCGGAGGTGCTGGCCGCGGTCGATCACGTGACCGCGGCCAACAACGACGACGGGGTCGCCGGAGTCCTTGAGAGGCTCTACGGATCGTGA
- a CDS encoding FAD-dependent monooxygenase — protein MKQHEGGDAAHLHSSAGGQGMNAGIRERHAPAQALTIALSGGQADLGRHTAESEAGPPGESAGEGGVCRWNGVSRRGRRDQRKATRTATRKAEWSIGRAFRGALEMRKAGFAKSEPRLPVKQVQPRGLCVRRRGPARPAGLSGPG, from the coding sequence GTGAAGCAACACGAAGGTGGTGACGCCGCACACCTCCACAGTTCCGCAGGAGGGCAGGGAATGAACGCCGGAATCCGGGAACGCCACGCCCCGGCCCAGGCCCTCACGATCGCTCTCAGCGGCGGGCAGGCGGATCTGGGCCGCCACACCGCCGAGTCTGAGGCGGGACCGCCGGGGGAGTCCGCCGGTGAGGGCGGTGTCTGCCGGTGGAACGGTGTCAGCAGGCGAGGGCGACGGGACCAACGGAAGGCCACACGGACGGCCACACGGAAGGCCGAATGGTCGATCGGCCGGGCGTTCCGAGGTGCCCTGGAAATGCGGAAGGCGGGGTTCGCGAAGAGCGAACCCCGCCTTCCGGTCAAACAGGTTCAACCAAGAGGTCTATGCGTCAGACGGCGCGGACCTGCGAGGCCTGCGGGCCTTTCTGGCCCTGGGTGA
- the serS gene encoding serine--tRNA ligase — MIDLRTLREDPDRLRASQRARGEDDSVVETLLDLDERRRGALSRFETLRAEQKTVGKSVSRASGEEKATLLERAKDLSSQVKSAEAEAEKLAAELDELIYTVPNLVEEGAPEGGEDDYVVLEEIGGKPSFDFKPKDHLELGELLGAIDMERGAKVSGSRFFFLRGVGARLQLGLLNMAMQQAIEAGFVPMITPVLVKPESMKGTGFLGAHAGEIYHLPDDDLFLVGTSEVPMAAYHGGEILDGSALPYRYAGWSSCFRREAGSYGKDTRGIIRVHQFDKVEMFSYVRPEDAHAEHLRLLDWEKEMLAKVELPYRVIDTAAGDLGTSAARKFDCEAWVPSQGRYRELTSTSNCTDFQARRLGVRFRESGGKPQHVATLNGTLATTRWIVAILENHQQADGSVVLPKALRPYVGLDVLEPVK; from the coding sequence GTGATTGACCTGCGTACCCTTCGTGAGGATCCCGACCGGCTACGGGCGTCGCAGCGTGCCCGCGGTGAGGACGACTCTGTCGTCGAAACGCTGCTCGACCTCGATGAGCGCCGGCGTGGTGCGCTGAGCCGCTTCGAGACGCTCCGTGCCGAGCAGAAGACCGTCGGCAAGTCGGTCTCCCGCGCCTCGGGAGAGGAGAAGGCGACCCTGCTGGAGCGGGCGAAGGACCTCTCCTCACAGGTCAAGTCGGCCGAGGCCGAGGCGGAGAAGCTCGCCGCCGAGCTCGATGAGCTGATCTACACGGTGCCCAACCTGGTGGAGGAGGGGGCTCCCGAGGGCGGCGAGGACGACTACGTCGTCCTGGAGGAGATCGGTGGGAAGCCGTCCTTCGACTTCAAGCCCAAGGACCACCTGGAGCTCGGCGAGCTGCTCGGCGCCATCGACATGGAGCGCGGCGCGAAGGTGTCGGGCTCGCGGTTCTTCTTCCTGAGGGGCGTCGGTGCGCGGCTCCAGCTCGGGCTGCTCAACATGGCCATGCAGCAGGCGATCGAGGCGGGCTTCGTCCCGATGATCACGCCCGTGCTGGTCAAGCCGGAGTCGATGAAGGGCACCGGCTTCCTCGGCGCCCACGCCGGCGAGATCTACCACCTGCCTGACGACGACCTGTTCCTGGTCGGCACGAGCGAGGTGCCGATGGCGGCCTACCACGGCGGCGAGATCCTCGACGGCTCCGCGCTCCCGTACCGCTACGCGGGATGGTCCTCGTGTTTTCGCCGCGAGGCCGGCTCGTACGGCAAGGACACCCGAGGCATCATCCGGGTTCACCAGTTCGACAAGGTGGAGATGTTCTCCTATGTCCGGCCAGAGGATGCGCACGCCGAGCACCTGCGCCTGCTCGACTGGGAGAAGGAGATGCTGGCCAAGGTCGAGCTGCCCTATCGGGTGATCGACACCGCGGCCGGAGACCTGGGCACCTCGGCCGCCCGGAAGTTCGACTGCGAGGCGTGGGTGCCGAGTCAGGGTCGCTACCGCGAACTCACCTCGACCTCCAACTGCACCGACTTCCAGGCCCGCCGCCTCGGGGTGCGTTTCCGTGAATCCGGTGGCAAGCCCCAGCACGTGGCCACCCTGAACGGCACGCTGGCCACCACCCGCTGGATCGTCGCGATCCTGGAGAACCACCAGCAGGCCGACGGTTCCGTCGTGCTCCCCAAGGCTCTGCGCCCGTACGTCGGCCTCGACGTGCTCGAACCCGTCAAGTAG
- a CDS encoding bacterial proteasome activator family protein has product MNTEESTPHIVVVGPQGSQEDENSEGRSIADLVEQPAKVMRIGSMIRQLLEEVRAAPLDEASRKRLKEIHQSSIKELEDGLAPELVEELERLSLPFTENVNGTPPSDAELRIAHAQLVGWLEGLFHGIQTTLFAQQMAARAQLENMRRALPGGVSLQQQQEGHPGGNPGPYL; this is encoded by the coding sequence ATGAACACTGAGGAGAGCACTCCGCACATCGTGGTCGTGGGTCCCCAGGGCTCTCAGGAAGATGAGAACTCCGAGGGTCGGTCGATAGCCGACCTGGTCGAGCAGCCCGCCAAGGTGATGCGCATCGGCAGCATGATCCGTCAGCTCTTGGAGGAGGTCCGGGCGGCTCCGCTGGACGAGGCCAGCCGTAAACGGCTCAAGGAGATCCACCAGAGTTCCATCAAGGAGCTCGAGGACGGTCTGGCGCCGGAGTTGGTCGAAGAGCTGGAACGGCTGTCACTGCCGTTCACCGAGAACGTCAACGGCACCCCGCCGAGCGACGCGGAGCTCCGGATCGCCCATGCGCAGCTGGTCGGCTGGCTTGAAGGGCTGTTCCACGGCATACAGACCACGCTCTTCGCCCAGCAGATGGCGGCCCGCGCCCAGTTGGAGAACATGCGCAGGGCCCTGCCCGGTGGAGTCTCCCTCCAACAGCAGCAGGAGGGCCACCCGGGCGGCAACCCCGGCCCCTACCTGTAG